The following proteins come from a genomic window of Aequorivita marisscotiae:
- a CDS encoding response regulator, with protein MKKINLACIIDDDPIFVFGAKKVMQLANFCQSFMVFPNGKEALVKLKAIIESGENLPEIMLLDLNMPVMDGWQFLEEFTSIPTPKKIQIYIVSSSLDPEDIERAKDFKSVNDYIIKPIAIENIIDITKDI; from the coding sequence ATGAAAAAGATAAATTTAGCATGTATTATAGACGACGACCCTATTTTTGTGTTTGGAGCAAAAAAAGTAATGCAATTGGCCAACTTTTGCCAAAGTTTTATGGTGTTTCCAAATGGAAAGGAGGCATTGGTCAAATTAAAGGCAATTATAGAGAGTGGTGAAAATTTACCCGAAATTATGTTGCTCGATTTAAATATGCCCGTTATGGACGGGTGGCAGTTTTTAGAAGAATTTACGTCTATCCCAACTCCTAAAAAAATTCAGATTTATATTGTGAGTTCTTCTTTGGATCCTGAAGATATAGAACGTGCCAAAGACTTTAAGAGCGTAAACGATTATATTATAAAACCTATTGCAATAGAGAACATTATCGATATAACCAAAGATATTTAA
- a CDS encoding PAS domain-containing sensor histidine kinase produces the protein MKHYPHILEDLEIGIWEYNIQTKEIACNENWASLLGYTRKELEPITEETWTNLFHPKYSGKSGKLFKAHLKGETKQYKCKIRLKHKDGHSVWVLTQGKVVEWDAKGAPLLMVGFNKDISKEIHDQLSLKKYKDISEIASNVAQTGYWELDYITNSFYWSPMTKEIYGEASDFTPKADDVLKYFSEGEHRETIAQSIKDAVLSRKNIDQEVQIYTKNNSLKWIRIIGIAEFKNAKCIRLYGIVQDIDTLKKIQLKTAIQEEQFRQTFEHATIGMALVGLDGAWLKVNEGICEFLGYTKKELYKLTFKDITHPADLDKDMKYLVELLNNKRKNYEMEKRYICKNGEIVWAHLSVSLVRDDRGKALHFVSQILDINENKLLNDAMQEQNNRLINFAYIVSHNLRSHTGNIAMLLELLASEDPKLAENEFLVHLKSASDNLNETVKHLNEVVVINTKIYDNLEPLNLHQFIEKALLNIQGLIASTDSVIVNNCSPDIYIAGIPAYLDSILLNFLTNAIKYRSPDRIPNIEISTENTIRFVVLKIKDNGSGINLKRDGAKLFGMYKTFHDNEDSRGIGLFITKNQVEVLGGKIEVKSEVGKGTEFSIYFLKSKKKSKSLTPIK, from the coding sequence ATGAAGCATTATCCTCATATTTTAGAAGATCTAGAAATTGGTATTTGGGAATACAATATTCAAACTAAGGAAATAGCTTGCAACGAAAACTGGGCTTCGCTTTTAGGCTACACCCGCAAGGAGTTAGAGCCCATTACCGAAGAAACCTGGACCAATTTATTTCATCCAAAATATTCGGGAAAATCTGGAAAATTATTTAAAGCACATCTTAAAGGAGAAACCAAACAATACAAATGCAAAATTAGATTAAAACATAAGGACGGGCATTCGGTTTGGGTTTTAACCCAAGGAAAGGTAGTTGAATGGGACGCAAAAGGAGCGCCGCTTTTAATGGTAGGTTTTAACAAGGATATAAGCAAAGAAATACACGACCAATTAAGCTTAAAGAAATATAAGGATATATCGGAAATTGCCAGTAATGTGGCACAAACAGGGTATTGGGAATTGGATTATATTACAAATTCGTTTTACTGGAGCCCCATGACCAAGGAAATTTATGGCGAAGCATCAGATTTTACTCCCAAAGCCGATGATGTTTTAAAGTATTTTTCCGAAGGCGAACACAGAGAAACCATTGCACAATCAATAAAAGATGCTGTTTTAAGCAGAAAGAATATTGACCAAGAGGTACAAATTTATACCAAAAACAATTCCTTAAAGTGGATACGGATAATTGGAATTGCCGAATTTAAAAATGCGAAATGTATTCGTTTGTACGGCATTGTTCAAGATATTGATACGTTAAAAAAAATTCAGTTAAAGACTGCAATTCAGGAGGAACAGTTTAGACAGACCTTCGAGCACGCCACCATTGGAATGGCCTTAGTTGGCTTAGACGGCGCTTGGTTAAAGGTAAATGAAGGAATATGCGAGTTTTTGGGATATACAAAAAAAGAACTCTATAAACTAACATTTAAAGATATTACCCATCCGGCAGATCTTGATAAGGATATGAAATACCTTGTGGAGTTGCTAAATAATAAGCGCAAAAACTATGAAATGGAAAAACGCTATATCTGTAAAAATGGCGAAATAGTTTGGGCGCATTTATCGGTTTCTTTGGTTAGGGACGACCGTGGTAAGGCCTTGCATTTTGTATCGCAAATATTAGATATAAATGAAAATAAATTGTTGAACGATGCCATGCAAGAACAAAATAACAGGCTTATTAACTTTGCATATATCGTGTCTCATAATTTAAGATCGCACACGGGCAATATTGCAATGCTGTTGGAACTATTGGCTTCAGAAGACCCAAAATTAGCAGAAAACGAATTTCTTGTTCACCTTAAATCTGCTTCCGATAATCTTAATGAAACTGTAAAGCACCTTAACGAAGTTGTTGTAATTAATACCAAAATTTACGATAATTTAGAACCCTTAAACCTGCACCAATTTATTGAAAAAGCTTTGCTGAATATTCAAGGGTTAATAGCATCTACCGATAGTGTTATTGTTAATAATTGCAGTCCAGATATTTATATTGCAGGAATTCCGGCTTATTTAGATAGTATTCTGCTCAATTTTTTAACCAATGCCATTAAATACCGTTCCCCAGATCGCATCCCCAACATTGAAATTTCAACAGAAAACACAATACGTTTTGTTGTATTAAAAATAAAAGACAACGGCTCCGGTATAAATTTAAAACGAGATGGCGCCAAGTTATTTGGAATGTATAAAACCTTTCACGATAACGAAGATTCTCGCGGTATCGGACTATTTATAACCAAAAACCAAGTAGAAGTCCTAGGCGGAAAAATTGAAGTAAAGAGTGAAGTAGGCAAAGGCACTGAGTTTAGCATCTATTTCTTAAAATCAAAAAAAAAAAGCAAATCCTTAACCCCAATTAAATAA
- the rlmD gene encoding 23S rRNA (uracil(1939)-C(5))-methyltransferase RlmD yields MARKDKRVILENLEVIDAGAKGKAVAKAPDGRVVFIDNAVPGDVVAVQTHKKRKAYYEGSAISISKYSEKRTEPVCPHFGTCGGCKWQNMAYEHQLFYKQKEVTQNLTRIAKVALPPIDPILGSEKQYFYRNKMEFSFSDSKWLTLEEIKSDKIIDNRNALGFHIPGMWDKILDLDICYLQADPSNAIRDFVKAKAEELKLSFFNTRNQEGFLRTLMIRTSSTGETMILLQFFHEDEENRKLLLNAIAEEFPQTTSLLYVINSKGNDTLYDQKIELFYGRDHIFEEMEGLKFKINAKSFYQTNSEQAYQLYKITRNFADLSGTELVYDLYTGTGTIAQFVAKKAKRVIGVESVPDAIEAAKANAKLNNIENVEFYVGDMKKVFNEEFTNKHGKPDVVITDPPRDGMHADVVAQLLNLGSEKIVYVSCNSATQARDLALLDLKYKVTKVQPVDMFPQTHHVENVVLLEKR; encoded by the coding sequence ATGGCAAGAAAAGATAAGAGGGTGATTTTAGAAAATCTAGAAGTTATAGATGCTGGCGCAAAAGGAAAAGCTGTTGCTAAAGCACCAGATGGCAGGGTTGTTTTTATAGATAATGCCGTGCCAGGCGATGTGGTTGCTGTACAAACCCATAAAAAGCGCAAGGCTTACTACGAAGGCTCTGCTATTTCCATTTCAAAATATTCCGAAAAAAGAACCGAACCTGTTTGTCCGCACTTCGGTACCTGTGGCGGATGTAAATGGCAAAACATGGCGTACGAGCATCAGTTGTTTTACAAGCAAAAGGAAGTTACCCAAAATTTAACACGGATCGCGAAAGTGGCTTTACCGCCCATTGACCCAATTCTTGGCTCAGAAAAACAATATTTTTATCGGAACAAAATGGAATTTTCTTTTAGCGATAGCAAATGGCTAACGCTCGAGGAAATTAAAAGCGATAAAATTATTGATAACCGAAATGCTTTGGGCTTCCATATTCCGGGGATGTGGGATAAAATTTTGGATCTTGATATTTGCTATCTGCAGGCCGACCCAAGCAATGCCATTCGCGATTTTGTAAAGGCGAAAGCTGAAGAATTAAAACTATCGTTCTTCAACACCAGAAATCAGGAAGGATTTTTACGCACTTTAATGATTCGTACGTCTTCAACTGGAGAAACTATGATCTTGTTGCAATTTTTTCACGAAGATGAAGAGAATAGAAAACTTCTTTTAAACGCTATTGCTGAAGAATTTCCACAGACAACTTCACTTTTATACGTAATTAATTCCAAAGGAAACGATACGCTCTACGATCAAAAAATTGAGCTTTTCTATGGAAGGGATCATATTTTTGAAGAAATGGAAGGTTTAAAGTTTAAGATAAATGCCAAATCTTTTTACCAAACCAATAGCGAACAAGCATATCAATTATATAAAATAACGCGCAACTTTGCAGACCTGAGTGGCACTGAATTGGTGTACGATCTTTACACCGGAACTGGAACCATTGCCCAGTTTGTGGCCAAAAAAGCAAAACGAGTAATTGGTGTAGAATCTGTACCGGACGCCATTGAAGCCGCAAAGGCAAATGCAAAGTTAAACAATATTGAAAACGTAGAATTTTACGTCGGTGATATGAAAAAGGTCTTTAATGAAGAGTTCACCAACAAACACGGAAAACCTGATGTGGTAATTACAGATCCACCGCGAGACGGTATGCACGCAGACGTTGTTGCGCAACTTCTTAATTTAGGTTCAGAAAAAATTGTATATGTAAGTTGCAATAGCGCAACCCAAGCGCGCGATTTGGCGTTACTGGATTTAAAATATAAAGTTACCAAAGTGCAGCCAGTAGATATGTTTCCGCAAACCCATCACGTTGAAAATGTTGTACTTTTGGAAAAGCGTTGA
- the rocD gene encoding ornithine--oxo-acid transaminase has translation MSVLEQTASQKAIDLENKYGAHNYHPLPVVLSRGEGVYVWDVEGKKYFDFLSAYSAVNQGHCHPKIVDAMTQQAKTLALTSRAFHNDMLGKYEKFACEFFNFDKLLPMNTGAEAVETALKICRKWAYEKKGIDENEAEIIVCENNFHGRTTTIISFSNDPVARKNFGPYTKGFIKIEYNNHEQLEKHLESNKNIAGFLVEPIQGEAGVYVPSEGYLSKAKALCEKHNVLFIADEVQTGIARTGKLLAVDHENVKPDLLVLGKALSGGAYPVSAVLANDEIMDVIRPGNHGSTFGGNPVAAAVAMAALSVVKDENLAENAENLGKLFRSELNKYIETSTITKLVRGKGLLNAIVINDSEDSDTAWNICLKLRDNGLLAKPTHGNIIRFAPPLVMNEEQLMQCVSIITETLKTFEK, from the coding sequence ATGTCAGTTTTAGAGCAAACAGCTTCACAGAAAGCCATCGATTTAGAAAATAAATACGGAGCCCACAATTACCATCCCTTACCTGTAGTTTTAAGCAGGGGAGAAGGTGTGTATGTTTGGGATGTGGAAGGCAAGAAATATTTCGATTTCCTTTCGGCCTATTCTGCGGTAAATCAAGGACATTGCCATCCAAAAATTGTGGATGCAATGACCCAACAAGCAAAAACACTTGCACTTACATCGCGTGCCTTTCACAACGATATGCTTGGGAAATACGAAAAATTTGCTTGCGAGTTTTTTAACTTCGATAAGTTATTGCCAATGAATACAGGTGCCGAAGCTGTAGAAACCGCTTTAAAAATCTGTAGAAAGTGGGCCTACGAAAAAAAGGGAATAGACGAAAATGAAGCCGAAATTATTGTTTGCGAAAATAATTTTCACGGTAGAACCACCACTATAATTTCTTTTAGCAACGACCCTGTTGCCAGAAAGAATTTTGGCCCCTACACCAAAGGCTTTATAAAAATTGAATACAACAATCATGAACAGCTCGAAAAACATTTGGAATCCAATAAAAATATTGCTGGATTCTTGGTAGAACCTATTCAAGGTGAAGCTGGCGTTTATGTGCCTTCTGAGGGTTATTTGAGTAAAGCAAAAGCTTTGTGCGAAAAACACAACGTACTTTTTATCGCCGATGAAGTGCAAACGGGTATTGCTCGTACTGGAAAACTTCTTGCCGTTGACCATGAAAATGTAAAACCAGATCTTTTAGTTTTGGGCAAGGCATTAAGCGGTGGCGCCTATCCAGTGTCTGCGGTTTTGGCAAATGATGAAATTATGGATGTTATTCGGCCCGGAAACCACGGTTCTACCTTTGGTGGAAATCCAGTTGCCGCTGCAGTAGCGATGGCTGCGTTAAGTGTAGTTAAAGACGAGAACTTAGCCGAAAATGCTGAAAATCTTGGAAAACTATTCCGAAGTGAATTGAATAAATACATTGAAACTAGCACGATTACCAAATTGGTTCGCGGAAAAGGTTTGCTAAATGCAATAGTAATTAACGATTCTGAAGATAGCGATACCGCTTGGAATATCTGTTTAAAACTTCGCGATAACGGATTGTTGGCAAAACCTACACACGGTAATATTATTCGTTTTGCGCCGCCTTTGGTAATGAATGAGGAACAATTAATGCAGTGCGTTTCTATTATTACCGAAACACTCAAAACCTTTGAAAAGTAA